One stretch of Halococcus sediminicola DNA includes these proteins:
- a CDS encoding HVO_0416 family zinc finger protein, whose translation MATAPNETDIDDFLAGRGHETDSPGWDESYNKKQCPDCGGLHATEASTCSVCGWSPRD comes from the coding sequence ATGGCGACCGCACCGAACGAGACCGACATCGACGATTTTCTGGCCGGGCGCGGCCACGAGACCGACTCACCGGGGTGGGACGAGAGCTACAACAAAAAGCAGTGTCCGGACTGTGGCGGCCTTCACGCGACCGAGGCGAGCACGTGTTCGGTCTGTGGCTGGTCGCCGCGGGACTAG
- a CDS encoding UvrD-helicase domain-containing protein, which produces MSTDSHVTRLFGGPGSGKTTALLDRVEEILDQPDVTVDDVLVVSYTRAAATEIRERLAERLDVSPRSLKGNVSTMHAKAYELLNLSRGDVVGESDKEEFCESYGLEFEDEYEGSRRRSARSTTIGNKVIATSQWLQRTTREVADWYDVPFQWDDEEVRLPPEIDDNAQQGNKYTPTWPSSDDRIDVPEAIRAWRTHKGEAGKVGFADMLERVAQRSLIPSVDYLVIDEFQDITTLQYTVYEEWKPHVERVLIAGDDDQVVYAWQGADPQLLLDEGGEDVILDTSYRLPSRVLTVVNREIRHIEQRQEKNLRPRIEGGSVEAIDSPSILDLVRNVRSTIENTDETVMVLFRARYQLFQFMDEFIGEGIPFRALTDQRMWTDRLADYVRAVEKIAADEPITGLEARRLADMLADTAFGTNHRDGLYDALDERQEETGVEDLADLAIDPGLVEEHAPFMPGPAAAEDMLRKTSQFQKKSVKAYFAGDYQDVDRDRVRVGTIHSAKGREADHVFVATDLTEKVVEQMAASVPDGTDVPGGEFSKNTDPVPLLTDNERRVFYVGMSRARERLVLLENLVSGAPTLPVDVLLDNEPSGVSVEDVLDEAEAPAAD; this is translated from the coding sequence ATGTCCACCGATTCGCACGTCACACGACTGTTCGGCGGGCCGGGCAGCGGGAAGACGACGGCGCTGCTCGACCGTGTCGAGGAGATCCTCGACCAGCCGGACGTCACCGTCGACGACGTCCTCGTGGTGTCGTACACCCGAGCCGCGGCCACCGAGATCCGCGAGCGCCTCGCCGAGCGCCTCGACGTGAGTCCGCGCTCGCTCAAGGGCAACGTCTCGACGATGCACGCGAAGGCCTACGAACTCCTGAACCTCTCGCGTGGCGACGTCGTCGGCGAGAGCGACAAAGAGGAGTTCTGCGAGAGCTACGGTCTCGAATTCGAAGACGAGTACGAAGGCTCGCGCCGGCGGAGCGCCCGCTCGACCACCATCGGTAACAAGGTCATCGCCACGAGCCAGTGGCTCCAGCGCACCACCAGGGAGGTCGCCGACTGGTACGACGTCCCCTTCCAGTGGGACGACGAAGAGGTGCGCTTGCCTCCGGAAATCGACGACAACGCCCAGCAGGGTAACAAGTACACGCCGACGTGGCCCTCAAGCGACGACCGCATCGACGTCCCCGAGGCGATCCGGGCGTGGCGGACGCACAAGGGCGAGGCGGGCAAGGTCGGCTTCGCCGACATGCTCGAACGGGTCGCACAGCGCTCGTTGATTCCAAGCGTCGACTATCTGGTGATCGACGAGTTTCAGGACATCACCACCCTCCAGTACACGGTCTACGAGGAGTGGAAACCACACGTCGAGCGCGTGCTCATCGCTGGCGACGACGACCAGGTGGTCTACGCCTGGCAGGGCGCGGACCCGCAACTCCTGCTCGACGAGGGGGGCGAGGACGTCATCCTCGACACCTCCTACCGGCTGCCATCGCGCGTGCTCACCGTCGTCAATCGGGAGATCCGTCACATCGAGCAGCGCCAGGAGAAGAACCTCAGACCCCGCATCGAGGGCGGCAGCGTCGAGGCGATCGACAGCCCCTCGATACTCGACCTCGTGCGCAACGTCCGTTCGACAATCGAAAACACCGACGAGACGGTGATGGTGCTCTTCCGGGCGCGCTACCAGCTCTTCCAGTTCATGGACGAGTTCATCGGTGAGGGGATCCCCTTCCGCGCGCTCACCGACCAGCGGATGTGGACCGACCGGCTCGCGGACTACGTCCGCGCCGTCGAGAAGATCGCCGCCGACGAACCCATCACGGGACTCGAAGCCCGCCGGCTGGCCGACATGCTCGCCGACACGGCGTTCGGCACCAACCACCGCGACGGTCTCTACGACGCCCTCGACGAGCGCCAGGAGGAGACGGGCGTCGAGGATCTCGCCGACCTCGCCATCGACCCCGGACTCGTCGAGGAGCACGCACCGTTCATGCCCGGCCCGGCGGCGGCCGAGGACATGCTCCGGAAGACCTCGCAGTTCCAGAAGAAATCGGTCAAGGCCTACTTCGCGGGCGACTATCAGGACGTCGACCGCGACCGCGTGCGTGTGGGAACCATCCACTCGGCGAAGGGCCGCGAGGCCGACCACGTCTTCGTCGCGACGGACCTCACCGAGAAGGTCGTCGAGCAGATGGCCGCCTCCGTGCCGGACGGGACGGACGTGCCGGGCGGGGAGTTCTCGAAGAACACCGACCCCGTACCCCTTCTGACCGACAACGAGCGTCGCGTGTTCTACGTCGGGATGAGCCGCGCGCGCGAGCGACTCGTCCTCCTCGAAAACCTCGTCAGCGGTGCGCCCACACTTCCCGTCGACGTGTTGCTCGACAACGAACCCTCCGGCGTGTCGGTCGAGGACGTCCTCGACGAGGCCGAAGCGCCCGCCGCCGACTAG
- a CDS encoding TrkH family potassium uptake protein, with protein MGRLRVDWRASVGLVGTVVKYLSATLLVPLAVALFYGRDVLTFAIAFVVTVVVGLALERAEPNPDLGAREGFLMVALTWVVVTLVGAIPYLLAGFGTASTLAHPANAIFEAMSGFTTTGATVMGEISFDQHSHALLLWRQLTQWLGGMGIVVLAVAILPELSVGGAQLMDAEAPGPGIEKLTPRIAKTARVLWLAYLGFTLLEMVLLYGLHLAGLAPNMELYNAVAHPLTTMPTGGFSPEARSIEAFSAAVQWVIIPFMVAAGTNFALFWHVLSGDPRELTDDIEFRSYVGVIGVLTALVAGLLFAGTGIETVTDAVPPIMGEVEDSVRHAAFNVVSVITTTGYANMDFNTWSDPAQYLLLFGMFIGGSAGSTGGAIKIVRWVVIVKSLRRELFTTVHPEAVSPVRLGGRVVDERAIRGIYAFTLLYLVFFFVATLLVVADAWRVGQQVPAFEAMSAVAATLGNVGPGFGAVGPMNNYLDFPATSKLLMTFLMWIGRLEILPVLVLLTPSYWRT; from the coding sequence ATGGGCCGGCTGCGTGTCGATTGGCGGGCGAGTGTCGGTCTCGTCGGCACGGTCGTCAAGTACCTCTCGGCGACGCTGCTCGTCCCGCTCGCGGTGGCGCTGTTCTACGGGCGGGACGTGCTGACGTTCGCCATCGCGTTCGTCGTCACCGTGGTCGTCGGACTGGCGCTCGAACGCGCGGAGCCGAATCCCGACCTCGGCGCGCGCGAGGGCTTTCTGATGGTCGCGCTCACGTGGGTCGTCGTCACCCTCGTGGGGGCGATTCCGTACCTGCTGGCGGGCTTTGGCACCGCATCGACGCTCGCCCATCCCGCCAATGCGATCTTCGAGGCGATGAGCGGCTTTACGACCACTGGCGCGACGGTGATGGGCGAGATCTCCTTCGACCAGCACTCGCACGCACTCTTGCTCTGGCGACAGCTCACCCAGTGGCTCGGCGGGATGGGCATCGTCGTCCTCGCCGTGGCCATCCTGCCGGAACTCTCGGTCGGTGGCGCACAACTGATGGACGCCGAAGCGCCCGGTCCGGGCATCGAGAAGCTCACGCCGCGCATCGCGAAGACCGCGCGCGTGCTCTGGCTCGCGTACTTGGGATTTACCCTCCTCGAGATGGTGCTCCTCTACGGGCTGCATCTCGCCGGTCTCGCCCCGAACATGGAACTGTACAACGCCGTCGCCCATCCGCTCACGACGATGCCCACGGGTGGCTTCTCGCCCGAAGCCCGCTCGATAGAGGCGTTCTCGGCAGCCGTCCAGTGGGTCATCATCCCCTTCATGGTCGCCGCCGGGACGAACTTCGCGCTCTTCTGGCACGTTCTCAGTGGCGATCCACGCGAGTTGACCGACGACATCGAGTTCCGCTCGTACGTCGGCGTCATCGGCGTGCTCACGGCGCTCGTCGCCGGACTGCTCTTCGCCGGCACGGGCATCGAGACCGTCACGGATGCGGTGCCGCCGATAATGGGCGAAGTCGAGGACTCGGTCCGTCACGCCGCGTTCAACGTCGTCTCGGTCATCACGACGACGGGCTACGCCAACATGGACTTCAACACGTGGAGCGACCCCGCCCAGTACCTCCTCCTGTTCGGGATGTTCATCGGTGGCTCGGCCGGCTCGACCGGCGGCGCGATCAAGATCGTCCGCTGGGTCGTCATCGTCAAATCCCTCCGTCGAGAGCTCTTCACGACTGTCCACCCCGAGGCCGTCTCGCCGGTGCGCCTCGGCGGTCGCGTCGTCGACGAGCGCGCCATCCGCGGCATCTACGCGTTCACGCTGCTGTATCTCGTCTTCTTCTTCGTCGCCACCTTGCTGGTGGTCGCCGACGCCTGGCGCGTCGGCCAGCAGGTCCCCGCCTTTGAGGCGATGAGCGCCGTCGCCGCAACCCTCGGGAACGTCGGTCCGGGCTTCGGAGCCGTCGGCCCGATGAACAACTACCTCGACTTCCCGGCCACCTCGAAACTGCTCATGACCTTCCTGATGTGGATCGGCCGGCTCGAAATCCTACCCGTGCTCGTCCTCCTCACTCCGTCGTACTGGCGCACCTGA
- a CDS encoding PINc/VapC family ATPase → MTIVPDTSAVIDGRVSERAASGALSGETVAVPEAVVAELEAQANARTETGWEGLDELQRLTDLADDGEIEIEYIGRRPDASERHSAAEGSVDALIRDLAAEHGATLLTSDEVQSEVARATGLSVEYVEPEVREVEALSIEEFFDDETMSVHLKTDVPPMAKRGTVGEMRFEEIGDEALTEGELREWMGEIESATRASSDGFVELDSNGMTIVQFGEYRIALAEPPFADGLEITAVRPIAETELADYDYAEDLRERLLDHQRGVLVAGAPGAGKSTLAGAVAEFLADSGFSVKTMEKPRDLQVGPDVTQYTELDGRMENTADSLLMVRPDYTIYDEVRKTEDFSVFADMRLAGVGMVGVVHATRAIDALGRLVGRVELGMIPQVVDTVVFVEAGEIATVYDVKTEVKVPEGLMEEDLARPVIQVRDFETGRPEYEIYSFNRQVVTVPVGDAESEDSGVDRIAKQEIEREIRSVAHGSCEVDLKSANTAVVYVEEADISTVIGKGGGRITDIENRLGIDIDVRTFDERPDGRSGGGAGGSSGGAGGGGGSGAGDIVTPEITARHVVIPMEGHAGETVEVQANGEYLFTATVSRGGEVQVSRGSAIAEELEQAIDRGRQVTVAPS, encoded by the coding sequence ATGACTATCGTCCCGGACACGAGCGCCGTCATCGACGGACGCGTGTCCGAACGAGCGGCGAGCGGTGCGCTCTCCGGCGAGACGGTCGCGGTTCCCGAGGCAGTCGTCGCCGAACTCGAAGCCCAGGCCAACGCCAGGACCGAAACCGGCTGGGAGGGTCTCGACGAACTCCAGCGACTCACCGACCTCGCCGACGACGGCGAGATCGAGATCGAATACATCGGGCGGCGACCCGACGCGAGCGAGCGCCACAGCGCCGCCGAGGGCAGCGTCGACGCGCTCATCCGCGACCTCGCGGCCGAGCACGGCGCAACCCTCCTCACGAGCGACGAGGTTCAGAGCGAGGTCGCCCGCGCCACCGGGCTTTCCGTCGAGTACGTCGAACCCGAGGTCCGTGAGGTCGAGGCGCTTTCCATCGAGGAGTTCTTCGACGACGAGACGATGAGCGTCCACCTCAAAACCGATGTTCCGCCGATGGCGAAGCGCGGGACGGTCGGCGAGATGCGCTTCGAGGAGATCGGCGACGAGGCGCTCACCGAGGGCGAACTCCGCGAGTGGATGGGGGAAATCGAGAGCGCCACGCGCGCGTCGAGCGACGGGTTCGTCGAACTCGATAGTAACGGGATGACGATCGTCCAGTTCGGCGAGTACCGCATCGCGCTCGCCGAGCCACCCTTTGCCGACGGGCTGGAGATCACGGCGGTTCGCCCGATCGCCGAGACCGAACTGGCGGACTACGACTACGCCGAGGACCTCCGCGAGCGCCTGCTCGACCACCAGCGCGGCGTGCTCGTCGCCGGCGCACCCGGAGCGGGGAAATCGACGCTTGCGGGTGCGGTCGCCGAGTTCCTCGCCGATTCGGGCTTCTCGGTGAAGACGATGGAGAAGCCGCGCGACCTGCAGGTGGGTCCCGACGTGACCCAGTACACCGAGCTCGACGGGCGCATGGAGAACACGGCCGATTCGCTGTTGATGGTACGACCGGACTACACTATCTACGACGAGGTCCGCAAGACCGAGGACTTCTCCGTGTTCGCGGACATGCGCCTCGCGGGCGTCGGGATGGTCGGGGTCGTCCACGCGACGCGGGCCATCGACGCGCTCGGGCGACTGGTCGGTCGCGTCGAGTTGGGTATGATACCCCAAGTGGTCGACACCGTAGTGTTCGTCGAGGCCGGCGAGATCGCCACCGTCTACGACGTCAAGACGGAGGTCAAGGTTCCCGAGGGGCTGATGGAGGAGGACCTCGCGCGACCCGTCATCCAGGTCCGGGACTTCGAGACCGGGCGGCCGGAGTACGAGATATACAGCTTCAACCGGCAGGTCGTCACCGTGCCGGTGGGCGACGCCGAGAGCGAGGACAGTGGCGTCGACAGGATCGCAAAGCAGGAGATCGAGCGGGAGATCCGCTCGGTCGCGCACGGGAGCTGTGAGGTCGATCTCAAGAGTGCGAATACGGCTGTGGTCTACGTCGAGGAGGCCGATATCTCGACGGTGATCGGCAAGGGTGGCGGGCGCATCACCGACATCGAGAACAGGCTGGGCATCGACATCGACGTGCGGACGTTCGACGAGCGGCCCGATGGGCGGTCCGGCGGCGGTGCTGGCGGGTCGAGTGGCGGTGCGGGCGGCGGTGGCGGCAGCGGTGCGGGCGATATCGTGACGCCCGAAATTACTGCTCGACACGTCGTCATCCCGATGGAGGGTCACGCGGGCGAGACGGTCGAGGTGCAGGCCAACGGCGAGTATCTGTTCACGGCGACGGTCTCGCGCGGCGGCGAGGTGCAGGTTTCCCGTGGGAGCGCCATCGCCGAGGAGCTGGAGCAGGCCATCGACCGCGGGCGGCAGGTCACGGTCGCGCCGTCGTAG
- a CDS encoding DUF7533 family protein produces the protein MTPLPKGVVGILNTLGLVVTLAFALPVALLGVNLLVSGRTVVGVALCLVAVLMVALKQYVTTPDDVPTAAAEKAVGAVVKDDEPEN, from the coding sequence GTGACGCCCCTCCCGAAAGGGGTCGTGGGCATCCTCAACACGCTCGGCCTCGTGGTGACGCTCGCCTTCGCGCTCCCGGTCGCGTTACTCGGTGTGAACCTACTCGTATCGGGGCGCACGGTCGTCGGCGTGGCGCTCTGTCTCGTCGCCGTGTTGATGGTCGCGCTGAAACAGTACGTCACCACGCCCGACGACGTGCCGACGGCGGCCGCCGAGAAGGCGGTTGGTGCGGTGGTGAAGGACGACGAACCCGAGAACTAG
- a CDS encoding M20 family metallopeptidase, which yields MSGLSALTRDLVAIPSHDDETEVGDFIEHWLRRETDADVTRDEIGNVIARRGSGGTSLALVGHHDVVPPDDSQLDGGEYVLTERDGRLYGRGAADMKGAVAAAMCAFRDVSPESELVFASFVGEEIGGEGARHAIDEGFAPDYAIVGEGSTGYSAAGVTDVAIAHKGRRASTITARGTAAHASEPEAGENAIYRAGEAVDGVREMDGPSADVLGESVKGSVVVTEIEGGSAWNVIPESCSVTVDERTVPGERAPLSRVECEGVEWEIDQDLPPMACDDESFAQQVLAAADEAQYGDPEAVTKPHATDAGWLAEAGVTCVVCGPAEPGEAHTKGESVSLDGLERCYAIYRSVALGGKN from the coding sequence ATGTCCGGCCTCTCTGCCCTCACCCGCGACCTCGTTGCGATCCCGAGTCACGACGACGAGACCGAAGTCGGCGACTTCATCGAACACTGGCTCCGCCGCGAGACCGACGCCGACGTGACTCGTGACGAGATCGGCAACGTCATCGCCCGGCGCGGGAGCGGTGGAACGTCGCTCGCGCTCGTCGGCCATCACGACGTGGTGCCGCCGGACGATTCGCAGCTCGACGGCGGCGAATACGTCCTCACGGAGCGCGACGGCCGCCTCTACGGGCGCGGTGCGGCGGACATGAAAGGCGCTGTCGCGGCCGCGATGTGTGCCTTTCGTGACGTGAGTCCTGAGAGCGAACTCGTCTTCGCCAGTTTCGTCGGCGAGGAGATCGGTGGCGAGGGCGCACGCCACGCCATCGACGAGGGATTCGCACCCGACTACGCCATCGTCGGCGAAGGCTCGACGGGATACTCGGCGGCCGGCGTGACGGACGTCGCAATCGCCCACAAGGGCCGGCGGGCGAGCACTATCACCGCCCGCGGGACCGCCGCACACGCGAGCGAACCCGAGGCCGGCGAGAACGCCATCTACCGGGCGGGTGAGGCGGTCGACGGAGTTCGGGAGATGGACGGGCCGAGCGCCGACGTTCTCGGCGAGAGCGTGAAGGGAAGTGTCGTCGTCACTGAGATCGAGGGCGGGTCGGCGTGGAACGTGATCCCCGAATCCTGCTCGGTGACCGTCGACGAGCGAACAGTCCCAGGAGAGCGCGCGCCGCTCTCGCGGGTCGAGTGTGAGGGCGTCGAATGGGAGATCGATCAGGACCTTCCGCCGATGGCCTGCGACGACGAGTCGTTCGCCCAGCAGGTGCTCGCGGCCGCTGACGAGGCTCAATACGGTGACCCCGAGGCGGTGACGAAACCGCACGCGACCGATGCGGGCTGGCTCGCCGAGGCGGGGGTGACGTGCGTGGTCTGTGGCCCCGCCGAGCCGGGCGAGGCGCACACCAAAGGCGAAAGCGTCTCGCTCGACGGACTGGAGCGTTGTTATGCCATCTACCGGAGCGTGGCATTGGGAGGCAAGAATTGA
- a CDS encoding TrkH family potassium uptake protein, which translates to MAIRVDVRTSASFLGIVLQALAAPLAALVAVALVYGEALLPFAVPTVFALAVGTGLKRFERSTPGPREAFLLVALAWLAVALVGTIPFVLAGAGTLAHPVNALFEAMSGITTTGATVIGDFSVHSRSILLWRSVLQWLGGLGVLVLAVGLLSELSVSGAQLMETETQTTDVTKLAPKITKTARLLGGIYAGLTGLMVVVLFALHLSGMAPAMTLYDAVAHALTAVSTAGFSPKAASIGAFSPAVQWATIPFMFVGATNFVLLYHLTQGDPSRLRESEEFRFYLGIVLTATALVATSLALDGRFGTVETTLRHALFQVVSIFTTTGYATVDFDAWSVLSRHVLFVGMFIGGMAGSTTCSIKTVRWLVVVKTFRRDLFTAIHPEAIRPVRLSGSPIDETTIRDIYTYTLVSIVIVSLLTVFVVVDAARVGLDLTEFEAMSAAASTVLNIGPAFGFAGPYGSYEGFPVSTKLAMTLLMWVGRIEIVPVLVLFTGAFWRS; encoded by the coding sequence ATGGCGATTCGGGTCGACGTCCGGACGAGCGCGAGTTTCCTCGGGATCGTCCTCCAAGCACTCGCGGCCCCGCTGGCCGCGCTCGTCGCCGTTGCGCTCGTCTACGGCGAAGCACTGCTCCCGTTCGCCGTCCCGACGGTGTTCGCGCTCGCGGTCGGCACCGGACTGAAGCGCTTCGAGCGCTCGACGCCCGGCCCGCGCGAGGCGTTCTTGCTGGTGGCGCTCGCGTGGCTCGCCGTCGCGCTCGTCGGCACCATCCCCTTCGTCCTCGCCGGCGCGGGCACGCTCGCCCACCCGGTCAACGCCCTCTTCGAGGCGATGAGCGGCATTACGACGACCGGTGCGACCGTCATCGGCGATTTCAGCGTTCACTCGCGGTCGATACTGCTCTGGCGCAGCGTCCTCCAGTGGCTCGGCGGTCTCGGGGTGTTGGTGCTTGCAGTCGGCCTGCTTTCGGAACTCTCGGTTAGCGGCGCACAGCTGATGGAAACCGAAACCCAGACCACCGACGTCACCAAGCTCGCGCCGAAGATCACCAAGACCGCACGGCTGCTCGGCGGCATCTACGCCGGACTCACGGGGTTGATGGTTGTCGTGTTGTTCGCACTGCATCTTTCCGGGATGGCACCCGCGATGACGCTTTACGACGCGGTCGCCCACGCACTCACCGCCGTCTCGACGGCGGGCTTCTCGCCTAAAGCGGCGAGCATCGGCGCGTTCTCGCCGGCGGTCCAGTGGGCGACGATCCCGTTCATGTTCGTCGGCGCGACCAACTTCGTGTTGCTCTATCACCTCACGCAGGGCGACCCGAGCCGCCTGCGCGAAAGCGAGGAGTTTCGTTTCTATCTCGGGATCGTCCTCACCGCGACGGCGCTCGTCGCCACGTCGCTCGCACTCGACGGCCGGTTCGGAACCGTGGAAACGACGCTCCGACACGCGCTCTTTCAGGTCGTCTCGATATTCACGACCACGGGCTACGCGACGGTCGATTTCGACGCGTGGTCGGTGCTCTCGCGACACGTCCTCTTCGTCGGGATGTTCATCGGCGGGATGGCCGGTTCGACCACCTGCTCGATCAAAACCGTCCGCTGGCTGGTCGTCGTGAAGACCTTTCGGCGCGACCTCTTTACGGCCATCCACCCGGAGGCGATCCGCCCGGTGCGCCTCTCGGGGTCGCCGATCGACGAGACCACCATCCGCGACATCTACACCTACACGCTCGTGAGCATCGTCATCGTCTCGCTGTTGACGGTGTTCGTCGTCGTCGACGCCGCACGGGTCGGTCTCGATCTCACCGAGTTCGAGGCGATGAGCGCGGCGGCCTCGACCGTTCTCAACATCGGCCCGGCCTTCGGCTTCGCGGGTCCCTACGGGAGCTACGAGGGGTTTCCCGTCTCGACGAAACTCGCAATGACGCTCCTGATGTGGGTCGGGCGCATCGAGATCGTGCCCGTGCTCGTGCTCTTTACGGGCGCGTTCTGGCGGTCGTAG
- a CDS encoding carboxypeptidase M32, translating into MATDATQTTAYGDLVERYERISNIENAAGVLNWDQEVMMPAGGTPARSAQLSALSATSHELLTEEAMGEALDAAESADLTGEEAAAVREIRRQYERATRVPTDLVEEISKTTSEALPIWKEARAGDDFSKFAPVLEKLIGLKRDYAEHIDPDRPAYEVLFEDYEPYLGLDTAEEILERLREELVPLIDRVGASDVELARPFEGEFDADTQEELTRDALDTLGYDWDRGRLDTAPHPFSTGTTFDARVTTRYDEADMLGALTSTIHEFGHATYTQGLPDDEYGTPLGENRNLSVHESQSRLWENHVGRSEPFWSLFLPRVHERFPELDDVTAREAYEAANRVYDDNLIRVEADELTYHMHIVLRFEIERELIEGDLDVSEVPQVWNDKMKEYLGVRPDTDAQGCLQDIHWSHGTFGYFPTYSLGSVLAAQLYASADEDIDDLDGQIEQGKFGPLHDWLTTNVHQHGKRYTTPDLVEEATGEPFTADHFLDYVNEKYGALYVL; encoded by the coding sequence ATGGCAACCGACGCCACGCAGACCACCGCCTACGGGGATCTCGTCGAGCGCTACGAGCGCATCTCGAACATCGAGAACGCAGCAGGCGTGCTCAACTGGGACCAGGAGGTGATGATGCCCGCGGGCGGCACGCCCGCGCGCTCGGCACAGCTCTCGGCGCTCTCGGCGACGAGTCACGAACTCCTCACGGAGGAAGCGATGGGTGAGGCACTCGATGCGGCCGAGAGCGCGGACCTCACAGGAGAGGAGGCTGCCGCCGTCCGCGAGATCCGCCGCCAATACGAGCGTGCGACGCGCGTTCCAACCGACCTCGTCGAGGAGATTTCGAAGACGACGAGCGAAGCGCTACCGATTTGGAAGGAGGCCAGAGCCGGGGACGATTTCTCGAAATTCGCGCCCGTTCTGGAGAAACTCATCGGTCTCAAGCGCGACTACGCCGAGCACATCGACCCCGACCGGCCGGCCTACGAGGTGCTCTTCGAGGATTACGAACCGTATCTCGGTCTCGACACCGCCGAGGAGATCCTGGAGCGCCTGCGCGAGGAACTCGTCCCCCTCATCGACCGAGTGGGCGCGAGTGACGTGGAACTCGCCCGACCCTTCGAAGGGGAATTCGACGCCGACACGCAGGAAGAACTCACCCGCGACGCGCTCGATACGTTGGGCTACGACTGGGACCGGGGCCGACTCGACACCGCGCCGCATCCGTTCTCGACGGGCACCACCTTCGACGCGCGCGTGACGACGCGCTACGACGAGGCAGACATGCTCGGCGCGCTCACGAGCACCATCCACGAGTTCGGCCACGCGACCTACACGCAGGGCCTGCCCGACGACGAGTACGGAACGCCGCTCGGCGAGAACAGAAATCTCTCGGTCCACGAGTCACAATCCAGACTCTGGGAAAATCACGTGGGCCGCTCGGAGCCGTTCTGGTCGCTCTTTTTGCCCCGAGTCCACGAACGCTTCCCGGAACTCGACGATGTCACCGCACGAGAGGCCTACGAGGCTGCCAACCGCGTCTATGATGACAACCTCATTCGGGTCGAGGCGGACGAACTGACCTACCATATGCACATCGTGCTCCGATTCGAGATCGAGCGCGAACTCATCGAGGGCGACCTCGACGTGAGCGAGGTCCCCCAAGTCTGGAACGACAAGATGAAGGAGTATCTCGGGGTCCGGCCCGACACCGACGCTCAAGGATGTTTGCAGGACATCCACTGGTCACACGGCACCTTCGGGTACTTCCCCACCTATTCGCTCGGCAGCGTGCTCGCGGCGCAGTTGTACGCGAGCGCCGACGAAGACATCGACGACCTCGACGGGCAGATCGAACAGGGGAAATTCGGCCCGCTGCACGACTGGCTCACCACCAATGTCCACCAGCACGGCAAGCGCTACACGACGCCGGACCTCGTCGAGGAGGCCACCGGCGAACCGTTCACCGCCGACCACTTCCTCGACTACGTGAACGAGAAATACGGCGCGCTGTACGTCCTCTGA